In a single window of the Coregonus clupeaformis isolate EN_2021a chromosome 10, ASM2061545v1, whole genome shotgun sequence genome:
- the LOC121575797 gene encoding vesicle-trafficking protein SEC22b-B-like encodes MVLLTMIARLADGLPLAASMQEDEQLSRDLQQYQSQAKQLFRKLNDQSPTRCTLEAGSMSFHYVIEKGVVYLVLSEASFPKKLAFAYLEDLQAEFHEQHGKKVPTVSRPYSFIEFDTYIQKTKKSYIDSRARRNLGSINTELQDVQRIMVANIEEVLQRGEALSALDSKASNLSSLSKKYRSDAKYLNTRSTYAKLAAGGVFLMLIVYVRFWWL; translated from the coding sequence ATGGTGCTGCTGACAATGATCGCTCGGTTGGCGGATGGACTGCCGCTGGCCGCATCAATGCAAGAGGACGAACAGTTGAGTCGAGACCTGCAACAGTACCAGAGCCAGGCTAAACAGCTGTTTAGGAAACTCAATGACCAGAGTCCCACACGTTGCACATTAGAGGCTGGCTCCATGTCCTTCCACTACGTCATAGAAAAAGGAGTAGTCTACCTAGTGCTGTCTGAAGCAAGCTTTCCCAAAAAACTTGCCTTTGCTTACCTGGAAGACCTGCAGGCAGAGTTCCATGAACAGCACGGGAAGAAAGTCCCCACTGTGTCTCGACCGTACTCCTTCATTGAGTTTGACACCTACATTCAGAAGACCAAGAAGTCGTACATAGACAGCCGAGCCCGTAGGAACCTGGGCAGCATCAACACAGAGCTGCAGGATGTCCAGAGGATCATGGTGGCCAACATTGAGGAAGTGTTGCAACGAGGGGAGGCCTTGTCTGCTCTGGACTCCAAGGCCAGTAATCTGTCCAGCCTGTCAAAGAAGTACAGAAGTGATGCCAAGTACCTGAACACTCGCTCCACCTACGCTAAGCTGGCCGCCGGAGGGGTCTTCCTTATGCTCATTGTCTACGTCCGCTTCTGGTggctctga